A section of the Glycine max mitochondrion, complete genome genome encodes:
- the orf100a gene encoding hypothetical protein, with translation MSAPCFGRPIWLVQLSLLEAPAVVRLRTPRSRISHSPSFFSYFIFLPVGFVQIDVCRGRLVLLRYALPVGCYILCLFHPVSALRHKIFVFDLSSQRNKEV, from the coding sequence ATGTCAGCTCCATGTTTTGGGCGGCCCATCTGGTTAGTTCAGCTATCACTGCTGGAAGCCCCTGCGGTTGTTCGGCTGCGTACTCCCCGTTCGCGTATCTCACACTCCCCATCTTTTTTTTCATATTTCATCTTTCTACCGGTCGGCTTCGTGCAGATAGATGTTTGCCGGGGGAGATTGGTGCTCCTGAGGTATGCCCTTCCGGTGGGTTGTTATATTCTCTGTCTATTTCATCCAGTGTCCGCACTGCGTCATAAAATCTTCGTCTTCGATCTCTCTTC
- the orf202 gene encoding hypothetical protein, translated as MDCWDIRRSAGLERNPIQGAFPQPIYTRCWSRSRLAVPLSMIVDSTLISCLSWRALHPSSQVIRYRKDCRRVSHASCFSESVPSVSQSRFAIKRGKSLDFRLGRSRHSCNSPVHRSITRASSQHAHSERKKRSSWILFLNQNVYKLIPIHSVKVSTGPSTERCTMLIGIGKDLLVHVLEGSIHGNQNVFLPRAWYGFVLGVV; from the coding sequence ATGGATTGTTGGGATATTAGAAGAAGCGCAGGTTTGGAACGGAACCCTATACAAGGGGCTTTTCCCCAACCTATATATACAAGGTGCTGGTCTCGATCTCGCTTGGCGGTGCCCCTCTCGATGATTGTTGACTCAACATTGATTTCGTGCTTGAGTTGGAGGGCCCTCCATCCATCGAGTCAAGTAATTCGCTATCGGAAAGATTGCCGCCGCGTATCTCATGCTTCTTGTTTCTCCGAATCGGTTCCTAGTGTCAGTCAATCAAGATTCGCCATCAAGAGAGGGAAGAGCCTTGACTTTCGGTTAGGCCGGTCTCGTCATTCATGCAATTCTCCCGTCCATCGATCGATCACGCGAGCATCCAGTCAGCACGCACATAGCGAACGAAAAAAGCGTTCATCCTGGATTCTCTTCCTCAATCAAAATGTCTATAAATTGATACCTATTCATTCGGTCAAAGTCTCCACGGGCCCCTCTACTGAGAGGTGCACCATGTTGATAGGAATCGGCAAAGACCTTCTTGTACACGTCCTCGAGGGCAGCATTCATGGCAATCAGAACGTCTTTCTCCCGAGGGCATGGTATGGCTTTGTTCTTGGTGTTGTTTAA
- the rps12 gene encoding ribosomal protein S12, translating into MPTLNQLIRHGREEKRRTDRTRASDQCPQKQGVRPRVSTRTPKKPNSAPRKIAKVRLSNRHDIFAHIPGEGHNSQEHSMVLIRGGRVKDLPGVKSHCIRGVKDLLGIPDRRRGRSKYGAEKPKSI; encoded by the coding sequence ATGCCTACATTAAATCAATTGATTCGTCATGGTAGAGAAGAAAAACGGCGCACGGACCGTACTCGAGCTTCGGATCAATGTCCCCAGAAGCAAGGAGTACGCCCGCGTGTTTCAACGAGAACACCGAAAAAACCAAATTCAGCTCCACGTAAGATAGCCAAAGTACGATTGAGCAATCGACATGATATATTTGCTCACATTCCGGGCGAAGGTCATAATTCGCAGGAACATTCTATGGTGTTAATAAGAGGAGGTAGAGTGAAAGATTTGCCAGGTGTGAAATCCCATTGTATTCGAGGAGTCAAGGATTTGTTGGGAATTCCGGATCGAAGAAGAGGCAGATCCAAATATGGTGCAGAAAAACCCAAATCGATATGA
- the atp4 gene encoding ATPase subunit 4 codes for MRLSSTQARKMLFAAIPSICALSSKKISIYNEEMIVARCFIGFIIFSRKSLGKTFKVTLDGRIQAIQEESQQFPNPNEVVPPESNEQQRLLRISLRICGTVVESLPMARCAPKCEKTVQALLCRNLNVKSATLPNATSSRRIRLQDDLGTKFHLLVRRRFCPQCISKAEKIELIRESLVVLRMVRVGGSLKNK; via the coding sequence ATGAGATTGAGTTCCACGCAAGCTAGAAAGATGCTTTTTGCTGCTATTCCATCTATTTGTGCATTAAGTTCGAAGAAGATCTCAATCTATAATGAAGAAATGATAGTAGCTCGTTGTTTTATAGGCTTCATCATATTCAGTCGGAAGAGTTTAGGTAAGACTTTCAAAGTGACTCTCGACGGGAGAATCCAGGCTATTCAGGAAGAATCGCAGCAATTCCCCAATCCTAACGAAGTAGTTCCTCCGGAATCTAATGAACAACAACGATTACTTAGGATCAGTTTGCGAATTTGTGGCACCGTAGTAGAATCATTACCAATGGCACGCTGTGCGCCTAAGTGCGAAAAGACAGTGCAAGCTTTGTTATGCCGAAACCTAAATGTTAAGTCAGCAACACTTCCAAATGCCACTTCTTCCCGTCGCATCCGTCTTCAGGACGATCTAGGCACAAAGTTTCACTTATTAGTTAGGAGGAGATTTTGCCCCCAGTGTATCTCGAAAGCAGAAAAAATAGAACTCATTCGAGAGAGCTTGGTGGTCTTAAGAATGGTTCGGGTGGGGGGTTCTCTTAAGAATAAATAA
- the nad3 gene encoding NADH dehydrogenase subunit 3 — protein sequence MSEFAPICIYLVISLLVSLILLGLPFPFASNSSTYPEKLSAYECGFDPFGDARSRFDIRFYLVSILFIIPDPEVTFSFPWAVPPNKIDPFGSWSMMAFLLILTIGSLYEWKRGASDRE from the coding sequence ATGTCAGAATTTGCACCTATTTGTATCTATTTAGTGATCAGTCTGCTAGTTTCTTTGATCTTACTCGGTCTTCCTTTTCCCTTTGCTTCCAATAGTTCGACCTATCCAGAAAAATTGTCGGCCTACGAATGTGGTTTCGATCCTTTCGGTGATGCCAGAAGTCGTTTCGATATACGATTTTATCTTGTTTCCATTTTATTTATTATTCCTGATCCGGAAGTAACCTTTTCCTTTCCTTGGGCAGTACCTCCCAACAAGATTGATCCGTTTGGATCTTGGTCTATGATGGCCTTTTTATTGATTTTGACGATTGGATCTCTCTATGAATGGAAAAGGGGTGCTTCGGATCGGGAGTAA
- the orf287 gene encoding hypothetical protein yields MNRVCMKGSVKRFGFSVGSRSPAPPHSPLVGRVVNLEGARLLFRRVFDNLAVVRSPLLEAGVLGRWGFLFLNQFGCVSPEIGWSNIYELAGQRWMEGKIDWSSSGTGPSIDHGAYSTLTEFILLKRNVKLLMLHFFGLEVPGCCLWISNKGKPPLFYLCHLIKVPCCSPLPEAKDGVEPSFQDLQSDTFPLCYPAKPATSCAKVKRLFFLPRSLFFYICGRSTLYDRRRVTREEGTTSFSLALLHFPFLIESRKPLHYWYRGQKVASSICSGKEHLEASFCLVSNHA; encoded by the coding sequence ATGAATCGAGTATGTATGAAGGGGTCAGTCAAGCGGTTCGGGTTCTCGGTCGGTTCCCGTTCGCCCGCCCCCCCTCATAGTCCATTAGTGGGTAGGGTGGTCAACTTAGAGGGCGCCCGCCTCCTCTTCAGACGTGTCTTCGACAACCTGGCGGTTGTTCGGTCTCCGCTTTTGGAGGCGGGAGTGCTTGGTCGCTGGGGTTTCCTTTTCCTCAACCAATTCGGTTGTGTCAGCCCTGAGATTGGTTGGTCTAACATTTATGAGCTGGCTGGACAAAGATGGATGGAAGGTAAGATAGATTGGAGTTCAAGTGGCACAGGACCTTCGATCGACCATGGGGCGTATTCTACCCTTACCGAATTCATTCTATTGAAGCGTAACGTAAAACTTCTCATGTTGCATTTCTTTGGTTTGGAAGTTCCAGGATGTTGTCTGTGGATTTCTAACAAAGGAAAGCCCCCCCTTTTTTATTTATGCCATTTAATTAAAGTTCCGTGCTGCTCGCCACTCCCCGAGGCCAAGGACGGGGTCGAACCGTCATTCCAGGATTTGCAGTCCGATACATTTCCATTATGTTACCCAGCCAAACCCGCCACCTCATGTGCCAAAGTCAAACGGTTGTTCTTCCTTCCCCGCTCCCTCTTTTTCTACATATGCGGGCGGAGCACTCTATATGACCGGCGGCGGGTTACCAGAGAAGAGGGGACAACTTCTTTCTCCCTTGCCTTGCTCCATTTTCCTTTTCTGATTGAAAGTCGCAAGCCACTCCACTACTGGTACAGAGGCCAGAAGGTTGCTTCCTCCATATGTTCAGGCAAAGAACATCTAGAAGCTAGCTTTTGTCTTGTAAGCAACCATGCCTAA